In Polaribacter sp. L3A8, a genomic segment contains:
- a CDS encoding FKBP-type peptidyl-prolyl cis-trans isomerase: MSQVKENNTVKVHYTGKLADGQIFDTSEGKEPIEFVLGQGQLISGFEQGLIDMKVNEKKTITIAKEEAYGEVNDQLIQEVNKSDLPQDMEPKVGIGLVSKSPEGQEMNLMIVEVKDKSVVIDGNHPLAGKELVFDLEVVAII, from the coding sequence ATGAGTCAAGTAAAAGAAAACAATACAGTAAAAGTACATTATACAGGTAAATTAGCTGACGGACAAATTTTTGATACGTCTGAAGGAAAAGAGCCAATAGAATTTGTTTTAGGACAAGGACAGTTAATTTCTGGTTTTGAGCAAGGTTTAATTGACATGAAAGTGAATGAAAAGAAAACGATTACTATCGCTAAAGAAGAAGCGTATGGTGAGGTAAATGATCAATTGATTCAAGAAGTAAATAAATCTGACCTTCCACAAGATATGGAGCCAAAAGTTGGTATTGGATTGGTTTCTAAGTCTCCAGAAGGACAAGAAATGAATTTAATGATTGTTGAAGTAAAAGATAAGAGCGTTGTTATTGATGGGAATCATCCTTTAGCTGGTAAAGAACTTGTTTTTGATCTTGAAGTTGTAGCTATTATATAA
- a CDS encoding heavy-metal-associated domain-containing protein, translating to MSLTSDNVIPGNHGKVFETNAKDSIDLESIKNKLLSLDGIKEVSLNSEIFPIEFTVYTTKLIKIKEIEDTVKTIGFHAIPKTLFPL from the coding sequence ATGAGCTTAACATCAGACAATGTAATTCCTGGAAATCACGGAAAAGTATTTGAAACAAATGCAAAAGATAGTATCGATTTAGAGAGTATAAAAAACAAATTATTGTCTCTAGATGGTATTAAAGAAGTAAGCTTAAATTCAGAAATATTTCCAATAGAATTTACTGTTTACACCACAAAACTAATTAAAATTAAAGAGATTGAAGATACAGTAAAGACTATTGGTTTTCATGCAATTCCAAAAACTCTTTTTCCATTATAA
- a CDS encoding carboxymuconolactone decarboxylase family protein, translated as MTTLKINNIETAPEESKALLEGSQKAYGMIPGLHGVLSTSPQAFEAYQTLHDLFTKTAFNADELTVVWQTINVEHACHYCVPAHTGIAKMMKVDDAIIEALRNETPLSDEKLEALRTFTLIITRNRGHVPQEDLNTFYAAGYTERSVLDIILGLSQKVISNYTNHIANTPVDAAFQPFAWEKK; from the coding sequence ATGACAACATTAAAAATTAACAACATAGAAACAGCTCCAGAAGAAAGTAAAGCTTTATTAGAAGGTTCTCAAAAAGCATACGGAATGATTCCTGGATTACATGGAGTTTTATCTACCTCTCCTCAAGCTTTTGAAGCTTACCAAACATTACATGATTTATTTACAAAAACTGCTTTTAATGCAGACGAATTAACGGTAGTTTGGCAAACAATCAACGTAGAGCACGCTTGTCATTATTGTGTACCTGCACATACAGGAATTGCAAAAATGATGAAAGTAGACGATGCTATTATAGAAGCTTTACGTAACGAAACTCCGTTATCAGATGAAAAATTAGAAGCTTTACGTACCTTTACATTAATAATTACACGTAACAGAGGTCATGTGCCTCAAGAAGATTTAAATACATTTTACGCAGCTGGTTATACAGAAAGAAGTGTTTTAGATATTATCTTAGGTTTATCTCAAAAAGTAATTAGTAATTACACAAATCATATTGCAAATACGCCAGTAGATGCTGCTTTTCAACCATTTGCTTGGGAGAAAAAATAA
- a CDS encoding GIY-YIG nuclease family protein: MAKKINTEEIIKRFKQSHGDEYDYSLVSYSKMKEKVEIVCSLHGSFWQTPDHHIRGTKCPECRLKEQGKLKKEKAANKFIEKSISIHGNIYDYSKTEYKGNKIKVEIICQKHGNFKQTPSNHLSGFGCSKCGRERTELSRKLQPKEFYKRCKELHSNFYSYPKNDYQNPESKIDVTCPKHGDYKIKARNHLWISQGCNACYKESKGINRRIPWSEFIKAAKKYHGNIYKYDHNSFEMLSEPLSIFCKKHGWFEQRGHKHIAGQGCPKCARQLHRGKWNSNLIPDELKNLNCNLYYFRLTGNSETFYKIGITNNVNRRKKTIERESNYYYKIEVVQILEGTLYSSMQFEELLHKEYKEDSYIPKIKFPGYTECFSIDVLS; this comes from the coding sequence ATGGCAAAAAAGATAAACACTGAAGAAATAATTAAACGATTTAAGCAGTCTCATGGAGATGAATATGATTATAGCTTAGTTTCATATTCCAAAATGAAAGAGAAAGTTGAAATTGTATGTTCATTACACGGATCTTTTTGGCAAACTCCTGACCATCATATTCGTGGAACAAAATGTCCTGAGTGTAGGTTGAAAGAACAAGGAAAACTAAAAAAAGAAAAAGCAGCAAATAAATTTATCGAAAAATCAATTTCTATTCATGGAAATATTTATGATTATTCTAAAACGGAATATAAGGGCAATAAAATAAAAGTTGAAATTATTTGCCAAAAACACGGAAACTTTAAACAAACACCTAGTAACCATTTGTCAGGTTTTGGATGTTCAAAATGTGGGAGAGAGAGGACTGAATTATCAAGAAAATTACAACCAAAAGAATTTTATAAGAGATGTAAAGAACTTCATAGTAATTTTTATTCATACCCAAAAAATGACTATCAGAATCCTGAATCAAAAATAGATGTCACTTGCCCAAAACATGGTGATTATAAAATTAAGGCAAGAAATCATCTTTGGATTAGTCAAGGCTGCAATGCTTGCTATAAAGAATCTAAAGGAATTAACAGAAGAATACCTTGGTCAGAATTTATTAAAGCAGCAAAAAAATATCATGGTAATATATACAAGTATGACCATAATTCATTTGAAATGTTGTCTGAACCGTTAAGTATATTTTGCAAAAAACATGGATGGTTTGAACAACGAGGACACAAACATATTGCAGGTCAAGGTTGCCCTAAATGTGCAAGACAACTACATCGTGGAAAATGGAACTCGAATTTAATACCTGATGAACTAAAAAATTTGAATTGTAATTTATACTATTTTCGATTGACTGGAAATTCAGAAACTTTTTATAAAATCGGAATTACAAATAATGTGAACAGAAGAAAAAAAACTATTGAACGAGAATCAAATTATTATTATAAAATAGAAGTTGTTCAGATTTTAGAAGGGACATTGTATTCATCTATGCAATTTGAAGAACTACTACATAAAGAATATAAAGAAGATTCTTATATTCCTAAAATAAAATTCCCAGGTTACACCGAATGTTTTTCAATTGATGTTTTATCCTAA
- a CDS encoding TetR/AcrR family transcriptional regulator, translating into MARKKNYNESEVVEKAMNLFWANGYENTSMQMLEKEMGINKFSIYASFGNKHGLFIESIKCYKGKLNLIFEKFKKASNGVEDIKQFFYDSVNAKFKESHQKGCLLTNTYNEFSESEDLLIKEDMTIFMNNLKTLLIQKLEQDGTRDAETVQKQANFLLLAKHGLAAAARVNTKQEIEDYIEMTFKNI; encoded by the coding sequence ATGGCTAGAAAGAAAAATTATAACGAGAGCGAAGTAGTAGAAAAAGCAATGAACCTTTTTTGGGCAAATGGCTACGAAAACACTTCTATGCAAATGCTAGAGAAAGAAATGGGCATTAACAAGTTCTCTATCTACGCTAGTTTTGGCAACAAGCATGGTTTATTTATAGAAAGTATTAAATGTTACAAAGGAAAGTTGAATCTTATTTTTGAAAAATTTAAGAAAGCATCCAATGGTGTGGAAGACATTAAACAATTCTTTTATGATTCTGTAAACGCTAAGTTTAAAGAAAGCCATCAAAAAGGATGTTTATTAACCAATACATACAATGAGTTTTCTGAAAGCGAAGATTTATTAATTAAAGAGGATATGACTATTTTTATGAACAACTTAAAAACATTGCTCATTCAAAAATTAGAACAAGACGGCACTAGAGATGCTGAAACAGTACAAAAACAAGCCAATTTTTTACTCTTGGCAAAACATGGTTTGGCTGCTGCAGCTAGAGTAAATACAAAACAAGAAATAGAAGATTATATAGAAATGACTTTTAAAAACATATAG
- a CDS encoding EthD family reductase, whose translation MIKVSVMYPNSNNVQFDVDYYKNKHLPMIVNALGSALKGLELDLGIASRVPGEPAPYVAIAHLLFDDVASFQASFGPHAKVFADDVKNYSNVQGNLQISELIKF comes from the coding sequence ATGATTAAAGTATCTGTAATGTACCCAAACAGTAATAATGTACAGTTTGATGTAGATTATTATAAAAATAAGCATTTACCTATGATTGTAAATGCATTGGGCTCTGCCTTAAAAGGTTTAGAGTTAGATTTAGGAATTGCCAGTAGAGTTCCTGGAGAACCGGCTCCTTACGTAGCAATTGCACATTTATTATTTGATGATGTTGCTTCTTTTCAGGCTTCATTTGGTCCGCATGCAAAAGTATTTGCAGACGATGTAAAAAATTATAGTAATGTACAAGGAAATCTTCAAATTAGTGAATTGATAAAATTTTAA
- a CDS encoding ImmA/IrrE family metallo-endopeptidase, producing MKELLEKISEGLKNPITKDDLYSSEIKISHLKKIDKVFNKGLEYYINPRPISENKDASIFFRKDKFNSDLNIGAKKIVNQFEDLKNSLTAISKLSDIQFERKIPIFSIKDSPRKVAQEIRNLLYPNEFSPILRGFLKELISKFAENNIMVFEFIETWNKKDTANINGFYLNPNVIVLKRQQKSFRREIFTLIHELGHYLLNEEEIEEVDVKSISQKDLSKIENWCNEFSYFFLVGNYANTLEGLNKADSSNDYHFDLIQRISKETNLSTLALYTRLLFSKKISYKGYNNVKNELEELYRKKKEEENKKKELDKISGIKKGGSVPKPINSPLFVNTLQTALYGGVINEYDFCKKLNIRPEKIDKYI from the coding sequence TTGAAAGAGTTATTGGAAAAAATCAGCGAAGGCCTGAAAAACCCAATAACTAAGGATGACTTATACTCTAGTGAAATTAAAATTAGTCATTTAAAGAAAATTGATAAAGTTTTCAATAAAGGTCTTGAGTACTATATTAATCCTCGACCAATTTCAGAAAACAAAGATGCTAGTATTTTTTTTAGAAAAGATAAATTCAATTCTGACTTAAATATTGGAGCTAAGAAAATCGTGAATCAGTTTGAGGATTTAAAAAATTCATTAACTGCAATATCTAAATTATCTGACATACAATTTGAGAGAAAAATTCCAATTTTCTCAATAAAAGATAGTCCTAGAAAAGTAGCTCAGGAAATTAGGAATTTATTATATCCGAACGAGTTTTCGCCAATTTTAAGAGGTTTTTTAAAAGAACTTATATCAAAATTTGCAGAAAACAATATAATGGTATTTGAGTTTATAGAAACTTGGAATAAAAAAGATACTGCAAATATTAATGGCTTTTATCTCAACCCAAATGTGATTGTTTTAAAACGACAACAAAAATCATTTAGAAGAGAAATCTTTACTTTAATTCACGAGTTAGGTCATTATTTACTTAATGAAGAAGAAATTGAAGAAGTTGATGTTAAATCAATATCTCAAAAAGATTTAAGTAAAATAGAAAATTGGTGTAATGAATTTTCTTATTTCTTTTTAGTTGGAAATTATGCAAACACTCTTGAAGGTCTAAATAAAGCAGATTCATCAAATGATTATCATTTTGATTTAATTCAAAGAATTTCAAAAGAAACGAACTTAAGCACATTAGCATTATATACAAGATTGTTGTTTTCTAAAAAGATTTCTTATAAAGGTTATAACAATGTCAAAAATGAACTTGAAGAACTTTATAGAAAGAAAAAAGAGGAAGAAAACAAAAAAAAGGAATTAGATAAAATTTCAGGAATAAAAAAAGGTGGTTCGGTTCCTAAACCTATTAACTCACCACTATTTGTAAACACACTACAAACCGCATTATATGGTGGAGTTATTAATGAATATGACTTTTGTAAAAAACTAAATATTAGACCTGAAAAAATTGATAAATACATCTAA
- a CDS encoding DUF4411 family protein: protein MRFIIDTSTWVSLVRYYKPFDNNSVIYDFFKQKIRDGEFILLSEVSIECSYVSKKIVPKELDFIIDKQFITKTASLLPTRKFYNLLDNQFCNQFQKRLLSETDIESLTNDFLKSADAKIILKSIEISKTLDNQITVVTEETSSNNDNKLFKKIPSICKELNVEYIGLPKLIELFNKEINVQIKNTSANKELS from the coding sequence ATGAGGTTTATAATTGATACAAGCACTTGGGTTTCATTAGTTAGATACTACAAACCTTTTGATAATAATTCTGTAATTTATGATTTTTTCAAACAAAAAATTAGAGACGGAGAATTTATCTTATTATCAGAAGTATCAATAGAATGTTCTTATGTTTCAAAAAAAATCGTTCCAAAAGAATTGGACTTTATAATTGACAAACAATTTATTACAAAAACGGCAAGTTTACTTCCAACTAGGAAATTTTATAACTTATTAGATAATCAGTTTTGTAATCAATTCCAAAAAAGATTATTATCAGAAACAGATATTGAATCTTTAACAAATGATTTTCTCAAATCAGCTGATGCAAAAATAATTCTTAAATCAATAGAAATCTCAAAAACTTTAGATAATCAAATCACAGTTGTAACTGAGGAAACAAGTTCTAATAATGACAATAAATTATTCAAAAAAATCCCTTCGATTTGTAAAGAATTAAATGTTGAATATATTGGATTACCTAAATTAATAGAGTTATTCAATAAAGAAATCAACGTTCAAATTAAAAATACCAGTGCCAACAAAGAACTGAGCTAA
- the ttcA gene encoding tRNA 2-thiocytidine(32) synthetase TtcA — MENLKQVTKKLQRGVAEAIQQFTMIAEGDKIMVCLSGGKDSYAMLNMLLYFQKVAPISFEIVAVNLDQKQPGFPVEVLPTYLQNLGVAYKIIEKNTYKIVMDKTPEGKTTCSLCSRLRRGTLYEAAKDLGCNKLALGHHRNDIIETFFLNFFFSGKMETMPPKFKNDAGDLIVLRPLAFCKESDIEAYADFMDFPIIPCNLCGSQENLQRKKVKQMITDWETEFPNRNAIMMNALQNVSPSHLLDQSLYDFDQLENKIPATSLT, encoded by the coding sequence ATGGAAAATCTAAAACAAGTAACAAAGAAATTACAGCGTGGCGTTGCAGAAGCTATTCAGCAATTTACAATGATTGCCGAAGGAGATAAAATTATGGTTTGTCTTTCTGGTGGAAAAGACAGTTACGCTATGTTAAACATGTTATTGTATTTCCAGAAAGTAGCGCCTATTTCTTTTGAAATTGTTGCCGTTAATTTAGATCAAAAACAACCTGGTTTTCCGGTAGAGGTGCTCCCCACCTATTTACAGAATTTAGGTGTAGCTTATAAAATTATAGAAAAGAATACCTATAAAATTGTAATGGACAAAACGCCAGAAGGTAAAACAACCTGTAGTTTATGTTCTCGTTTGCGTAGAGGAACTTTATATGAAGCCGCCAAAGATTTAGGCTGTAATAAATTGGCTTTAGGACACCATAGAAATGATATTATAGAAACCTTTTTCTTAAACTTCTTCTTCTCTGGTAAAATGGAAACCATGCCACCAAAGTTTAAAAACGATGCAGGAGATTTAATTGTATTAAGACCTTTGGCTTTTTGTAAAGAAAGTGACATTGAAGCGTATGCAGACTTTATGGACTTCCCTATTATACCTTGTAACTTGTGTGGTTCTCAAGAAAACTTACAACGTAAAAAAGTAAAACAAATGATTACCGATTGGGAAACCGAATTCCCAAATAGAAATGCCATTATGATGAATGCTTTACAAAACGTATCGCCTTCTCACCTTTTAGATCAAAGTTTGTATGATTTTGATCAATTAGAAAATAAGATACCAGCAACTTCTTTAACCTAA
- a CDS encoding haloacid dehalogenase type II, whose amino-acid sequence MTNVKPKVLFFDVNETLLDLSPVKKQIGIALGGREDLLSLWFTTMLQYSLVVSASGQYKPFTHIGAATLQMIAANNDITISEEKARKIIVAAMQNLPAHPEVKEALTQLKKAGYKLVAFTNSSNEGLKNQFKNAGLTDYFDDLLSVEDAGKFKPFTNTYVWGAHKMGVQLEDCMLIAAHGWDVAGALWAGWRAAFVSRPGQQLFPLAPETEIVANDLKKVAEILVKYT is encoded by the coding sequence ATGACAAACGTAAAACCAAAAGTACTATTCTTTGATGTTAACGAAACGCTTTTAGACCTTTCTCCTGTAAAAAAGCAAATTGGTATCGCTTTAGGCGGTAGAGAAGATTTACTTTCTTTATGGTTTACAACAATGTTGCAGTATTCTTTAGTGGTTTCCGCAAGCGGACAATACAAACCTTTTACCCATATTGGTGCGGCAACGTTACAAATGATTGCCGCAAATAATGATATTACAATTTCAGAAGAAAAAGCACGTAAAATTATTGTAGCAGCAATGCAAAATTTACCTGCGCATCCAGAAGTAAAAGAAGCTTTAACACAATTAAAAAAAGCAGGTTACAAATTAGTTGCGTTTACAAACTCTTCTAACGAAGGATTAAAAAATCAATTTAAAAATGCTGGCTTAACGGATTATTTTGATGACTTACTTAGTGTAGAAGATGCTGGTAAGTTTAAACCATTTACCAATACATACGTTTGGGGAGCTCACAAAATGGGCGTTCAATTAGAGGATTGTATGCTTATTGCAGCACATGGTTGGGATGTTGCGGGTGCTCTTTGGGCAGGTTGGCGCGCTGCTTTTGTAAGTAGACCTGGACAACAACTTTTTCCGTTAGCTCCAGAAACAGAGATTGTAGCAAATGATTTAAAAAAAGTAGCAGAAATTCTAGTGAAATATACTTAA
- a CDS encoding DsbA family oxidoreductase, whose product MNEKLKIDIVSDVVCPWCTIGYKRLEKAITELGIQDEVEIEWQPFELNPNMPVEGQNVNEHITEKYGSTTEQQNESKQMMTEAGAELGFKFDYFDEMRMVNTFDAHVLLEYAKDFGKQTELKMRLTASFFSERKDVSKRDILKKALLDVGLNADEGMAKLDNEDARNEVRTKQNYWKTLGVNSVPTIVFNRKSAVTGAQPVANFKQVLSELLKEHQTA is encoded by the coding sequence ATGAACGAAAAATTAAAAATAGACATCGTTTCTGATGTTGTTTGCCCTTGGTGTACCATTGGATACAAACGTTTAGAAAAAGCGATAACGGAATTAGGCATTCAGGATGAGGTTGAAATTGAATGGCAACCTTTTGAGTTGAACCCCAATATGCCAGTTGAAGGTCAGAATGTAAATGAACATATTACAGAAAAATATGGTTCTACAACCGAGCAACAAAACGAATCGAAGCAAATGATGACCGAAGCTGGTGCAGAATTAGGTTTTAAATTTGACTATTTTGATGAAATGCGCATGGTAAACACCTTTGATGCTCATGTTCTTTTAGAATATGCAAAAGATTTTGGGAAACAAACCGAATTAAAAATGCGCTTAACAGCATCCTTTTTTAGCGAACGTAAAGATGTTTCTAAAAGAGACATTCTAAAAAAAGCATTATTAGATGTCGGTTTAAATGCAGATGAAGGAATGGCTAAATTAGATAATGAAGATGCCAGAAACGAAGTAAGAACAAAACAAAATTATTGGAAAACTTTAGGAGTTAATTCTGTACCAACTATTGTTTTTAATAGAAAAAGTGCAGTAACAGGCGCACAACCCGTAGCTAACTTTAAACAAGTACTATCTGAATTACTAAAAGAACACCAAACTGCTTAG
- a CDS encoding peroxiredoxin-like family protein, with protein MEANKGELDALLNVKRKEGTKKFTEEKNKIYADGITSVANSGILNNALNVGDKAPNFTLKNALNKEVSLYNELENGPVILTWYRGGWCPYCNITLHYLQEKLPEFTKAGATLIALTPELPDNSLDTAEKNNLEFTVLSDLDNVIGKEYGVVFQLTDEVADIYEVGFGLSEKNGNDDNQLPLAATYVIDKNGIIQYAFLDADYRQRAEPSDIIAALEKLK; from the coding sequence ATGGAAGCAAATAAAGGAGAATTAGATGCATTACTAAACGTAAAACGTAAAGAAGGTACCAAAAAATTTACCGAAGAAAAAAATAAGATTTACGCAGATGGTATTACAAGTGTAGCCAATTCTGGTATCCTTAACAATGCCTTAAATGTAGGTGATAAAGCACCAAATTTTACATTAAAAAATGCGTTAAACAAGGAGGTTTCTTTATACAACGAGCTAGAAAATGGTCCAGTAATTTTAACTTGGTATCGAGGCGGATGGTGCCCTTATTGCAACATTACACTACATTATTTACAAGAAAAATTACCCGAATTTACAAAAGCAGGTGCTACACTGATTGCTTTAACTCCAGAGTTACCAGACAACTCATTAGACACTGCGGAAAAAAACAATTTAGAATTCACTGTTTTAAGTGATCTTGATAATGTTATTGGAAAAGAATATGGTGTTGTATTTCAATTAACAGATGAAGTGGCTGATATTTACGAAGTTGGATTCGGTTTAAGTGAAAAAAATGGAAATGATGACAATCAATTGCCTTTAGCAGCAACGTATGTTATCGACAAAAACGGAATTATTCAATATGCTTTTTTAGATGCTGATTATAGACAAAGAGCAGAACCATCAGACATAATCGCTGCATTGGAAAAATTGAAATAA